GCACCGGGGAATTGATAAATTTCTTCAGCAAATTGCTGCGGCTGGGGTAGCAGGATTGGTAGTACCAGATTTGCCCTTGGAAGAAGCAGCAGGCTTGCTTGAACCAGCTAAAGAGATGGGAATTGACGTAATCTTGTTGGTAGCTCCCACCAGTGATGCTAAACGAATAGAAGCGATCGCTCATTCATCCCTTGGATTTATTTATTTAGTCAGCGTCACAGGGGTTACAGGGGTGCGATCGCAAATGGAAAACCGGGTGTCCGATTTACTCAAACAAATTCGTAGTGTTACTGATAAACCCATCGGTGTCGGCTTTGGGATTTCCGAAACTGCACAAGCTCTTCAGGTAAGGGAATGGGGCGCAGATGCAGTCATTGTGGGTAGCGCTGTTGTAAAACGGCTAGCAGAAGGGACACCAGAACAGGGACTAAATGCGATCGCCCAATTTTGCCAAAG
This Nostoc sp. C052 DNA region includes the following protein-coding sequences:
- the trpA gene encoding tryptophan synthase subunit alpha, whose protein sequence is MTAISDCFETLGHNGECALIPFITAGDPDLETTAKALQVLDQNGADIIELGIPYSDPLADGPVIQAAATRALQRGTKLEQVLEMLHEVTPKLRSPIVLFTYYNPILHRGIDKFLQQIAAAGVAGLVVPDLPLEEAAGLLEPAKEMGIDVILLVAPTSDAKRIEAIAHSSLGFIYLVSVTGVTGVRSQMENRVSDLLKQIRSVTDKPIGVGFGISETAQALQVREWGADAVIVGSAVVKRLAEGTPEQGLNAIAQFCQSLKAAIKTTNISTNTPLD